The DNA segment ctgtttgtgggagcttgctgtgcacaaattggctgctgcatttcctaccttGCAACTGTGGCctcattcaaaagtacttcagtggctgtcttTGAGAGTACGGTAATATAGTGGTTATgtccctggactagtaatcccaaggcctggactaatgatcgggagacatgagttcaaatccgagcacggcagctggggaatttaaattcaattaaataaatctgaaataaaatgtgaccatgaaactgccagattgttgtaaaaacccatctggttcactaatgccctttaggaaaggaaacctgccgtccttactcggtccggcctaaatgtgactccagacccacagcaatgccattcactctgaactgccctctgaaatggtctagcaagccactcagtggtattccccaccaccaccttctcgagagcaattagggatgggcaataaatgctgtccttgctagCGGCGCCCACATGCTGtggattaatttaaaaaaattaaagcgctttgggaccaaCACCTCAACACTTAAATCCATTGGTTATAATGTCCCAGGGATGTGACAAGCTGCAATAGAAAAGCAAGTTCTTCTTTGTGAACAATTTCGCCTTTGACTTCAATGGAATTAAAAATGGGGAGAGCTGTAAGACGGGCTGccattacactatcgcacaaagtgggctggaaattcggttggggCGTTAACAGGGTGTGAAGCACCTCCCGCCCGAGctgccgcgaacttcagtgaaggtttcgcGGCGGCGCTAACGGTTGGCGCCgtgctcgctagccccgcccactgggtgacaTCACTGAGTGTGCAGCGCCCCCATAGCCCCGCGTTTGCAAAGTTCAGTCTTTTGCCTGCGGTAGTGCCTGACGCTGAGACCGGCGGGGGGGAGATAGCAGTCGGTCCAGTGACGATCCCGGGCCGGTATCGAACGGAACTCGAGGCAAATGCTGAAATTTCACTTTtttaacttttatttatttgttgcagcagtGGGACAGTGTGGGTGCGGTTTACTGAATTTTTCAACAGGATTTTTTTCCCCCATCTTTATAGCGCCAAAAATTGAgtgggcctcctgcgctatcgctccattagcgccccactctcctcttggggcgatacagctgaatatcccactttgaggcggtagacatcgcccggtGCTAAAAGTAACACCCCGACGCCATTACTGCCTCAATGTGGGCAGTAACGAACTTCTAACCCACAATCTTTGATCCCTTTTAACCTTTCATCAGTCACTTTTGGCCTGCTGATACTACCTGGCCAGCAACACATCCATTTATAAAGAAAGAaggtcttgtatttatatagtgctttcatgacctcaggacatcccaaagcactttacaaccaatgacaaATCACCCGACTTGAAACGTtagctcggtttctctctccacagatgctgcctgacccgctgagtgtatccagcattctctgtttttatttccgatatccagcacccgcagtattttgcttttgcatagaTTAGGCTTGTACTGGTTTGATTATAGAAGACTAAGggggtgatataattgaggtatttaagtggattaaagagtttgatagggtagatagggagaaaccatttcctttggtgggggagaccagaacaagggggcatgaacttaaaattagaaccaggccgttcaggggtgatgtcaggaagcacttcttcacacaaagggcagtggaaatctggaactctctcccccaaaaagctgttgaggccgggggtcaaacagaaaaatcgcgcatgcgcagaattttGAATGGTCGTGCAGACCGTTAAAGGGGCAAGGTGGGATAAAAAAGCATTAGTGGGAACACTGGCGATAATtgcccggattggatttgtcctactttttgcaTACAGGACATACcacggcagttttccacattgtcgggtagatggcagtgttgtagctgtactggaacagcttggctagaggcacggctagttctggagcacagatcTTCATCACTATAGCCGAACTGTTGTGGGGGCCCattgcttttgctgtatccagtgcacccaACCTATTCTTGATGTCACGTAGAGTGAATCGATTTGGGTGAAAACCAGCTTCTGTGGCggcggggacctcaggaggaggccgagatggatcatccactcggcacttctagctgaagatggttgcgaacatATTAAGGTTTACGGAACCAAGGCACACAAATGGATTTAAaattcggatcagccatgatctcattgaatggcggaacagctcgaggggttgaatggcctactcctgttcctatattcctaaaaTCCCGATCCGGGGCTCCCTGCAGGCAAGACACAACGTTTTGGCTCCAAAATGGGAAAAATGGTCCATTCCCTTCACCAACAATGAACAACATTTCGATGAACACGAATTACGAAAGGTTTCGATATTGTAGACATATTACCAAGTTACCTGGAGTTACAATATGACCCCGATACTTgtctgaactcgcaccaagtcacactcacccatcatcatcatcaaaggcagtccctcggaatcgaggaagacttgcttccactcttaacatgagtccttaggtagatgtacagtccaatacgagagccacagactgtcacaggtgggacagatagtcgttgagggaaagggtgggtgggactggtttgccgcacgctttttccgctgcctgagcttgatttctgcctgctctcggcgatgagactcgaggtgctcagcgccctcccggatgcacttcctccacttagggcggtctttggccagggactcccaggtgtcagtggggatgttgcactttatcagggaggctttgagggtgtccttgtaacgtttcccttgcccacctttggctcatttggcatgaagaagttccgagtaaagcgcttgctttgggagtctcgtgtctggcatgcggactatgcagcctgcccagcggagctggtcagtgcttcaatgctgggatgttggcctgttcgaggacgctaacgtctgtcctcccaggggatttgtaggatcttgcggagacatcgttgatggtatttctccagtgacttgaggtggctactgtacatggtccatgtttctgagccatacaggagggcgggtattattacagccctgtagaccatgagcttggtgacagttttgagcacctggtcttcaaacactcttttcctcaggcggccgaaggctgcactggcgcactggaggtggtgttggatctcgtcgtcaatgcttgctcttgttgataggaggctcccgagataagggaagtggtcaatgttgtgctcgctgacctacattggcttccggttaaccaacgcctcgatttcaaaattctcatccttattttcaaatccctccatggccttgcccctcccaatctctaatctcctccagccccacaacccctcgagatatctgcgctcctctaattctgcccttttgagcatcccttattataatcgctcaaccattggtggccgtgccttctgttgcctgggccccaagctctggaactccctccctaagcctctccgcctctctatctctctttcctccttatagacgctcctcaaaacccacctctctgtccaagctttttggtcacctgtgctaattaatgcggttcggtgttaaatttttatctcataatactcctatgaagcaccgtGAGACGTTTcactaagttgttgttgttgatattaagGGGCCGCGCATTGGGAGTGGGGGCGGGAGTAAGAGGAGTTATAGAAGGGAAACCCGAAAGGACGTGTTTTCTGAACATCTTTTGAATGTTTTTctgctcttttttttttctcctctcaATTTTGGTatccaccttttaaaaaaaaataatgggcctgaaattccggtttgtccttcccgcgggcattttaaagaaaaaatacgcacctaccttaagctgctgtccacgttggactttccgatgctgagtccTTCAACTGCGATTCCCAGCACGTGCACGTCGACGCGTTCGAAGGccgacagctggagtcacatggctttgggcagccaatcagataaagTATCTTGGtactaggagttccgcagggtcctaaactcctattactatgattgtgatagagtccGAAACAcctaaaacacagccccaaacacccaaaacactaataaaaaataggaaataattacactacattcatttaaattaaagttattaaagtcttAAAAAAACAtaatttcccgatttaaaaaaaaagtttttttaaaataaacttaccgttgtggggagagtttttaatgataaaatatgttttaataactttatttttatatatttttgtgttttttaaaacacttgcgcctgtaaaagtcggcaatgcacctgctttttcaggcgcgagatttttgaggacatttgtaagtgtaaatATCGGAAACTTCCACTTACCAGTGTCCTCGGTCCCGAGATGCgggtgatctgtcaagccagaaagttgacagatcggaaatgccgattTCCAGCACATGCGTATTGCGCGCCGGAAACCGCCATttccgataccttcccgggtccgtagaaactctgtacggacctggggaggccagaatttcagggccaataactgCTAGAACTCCTTTACTGAAAAATATCGCTGCTAAAATATAACAGGATATAGAGGCGCTGGAGAAGGTGTGTGAAAGGTTgccgaggatgataccagaacggaATAACAGATTGAGGCTCTTTTCTCTCACAAACAGAAGGCCGAAGGGCGACCTGACAGAGGTCTTCaacattatgaaggggtttgatagggtagacgtggagGAGATGACGCAGGGGTCATAACTGTAAGATAGtcgttaataaatccaataagatattcaggagaaacttctttacacagtgagtggttggaatgtgaactcgctaccacagggaatggttgaagcgaatagcacagatgcatttaaggggggggctagataaacacacgagggaggaaggaatagaagggtatgttaataggatgagatgaagcgcgggaggagtctcgtgtggagcacaaacgctGGTATAGACCAGGTGTCCCGGATGGCCTGACTCTGTCCTGTAACCTCTGCGTAGTTCTGTGCAATATTCAGCCCCTCCAAAAAAAAGTGTtaacaaaactgagatgaggaggaatttcttctctcagagggttgtaaatctgtggaattctctgccccagagagctgtggaggctgggtcattgaatatttttaaggcggagatggacagatttttgagcgacaagggagtaaagggttatggggagcgggcggggaagtggagctgagtccatgatcgtattaaatggtggagcagcctactcctgctcctatctcttatgctcttatgttctcagAACAAAATGCTGAATGTTTATCTCTCTATAGGCTCGAaaggagagaaaggggagagaggatTGTCAGGAAAAACCGGCAAAGAAGGGCCCAATGGTTCAGTTGGCGTTAGCGGTCCCAAGGGCAACAAAGGGCAATCGGGCATCGCGGGCAACAACTGCAAGCAGCACTACGCGGCGTTCTCAGTCGGCCGCAAGAAGGGGGTCGAGAGCAAGGAGTTCCAAACGCAGCTGATCTTCGACACTGAGTTCGTCAACCTCTACCAGCACTTCAACATGTTCACTGGCAAATTCTACTGCTATGTCCCGGGCGTCTACTTCTTCAACCTCAACGTGCACACCTGGAACTTCAAGGAGACGTACCTCCACCTGATGCGCAACGCCGAGGAGGTGGTGATCCTGTACGCCCAGCCGAGCGATCGCAGCATCATGCAGAGCCAGAGCGTCATGCTGGAGCTGCGCGAGCAAGACGAGGTGTGGGTGCGCCTCTACCAGGAGAACAGGGAAAACGCCATTTACAGCGACGAGGCCGATGTCTACATCACCTTCAACGGCTATTTAATCAAGGCGGCGGCAGAGTCAGATTAGGAAGAGGGGCAGGCGGCTCAGCCCCACAAGCCCGTTCCACCATTCAAATTAGATTgtggctaaaaggattaaattacgaggacaggttgcattcCCTCAAGTatggaagattaaggggcgatctaatcggTGATTAAAGGAGCTGAtagggtagctagagagaaaccatttcctttgGTAGGgggggtccagaacaagggggcatgaccttaaaattggagctaggccattcaggggtgatgtcaggaaacatttATTCACACAAAGGTTGCTGGAAATttgcaactctctcccccaaaaagctgttgaggctgggggtcaattcaaAATGTCAAaatcgagattgatagatttttgttaggcgaggGTATTAAGGGTCACGGACTCAAGGTGGGtgcatggagttaagatacagatcagccatgatctgactgaatggggcacagactcgaggggctgaatggcctcctcctgttcctacgttcctatgatctgtacctcaaatcaTTTACCGGCCTTTGACCCATGTTCCTTGAAACCCTTCGCTAACAAAAATCACAGTCTTGAAAATGTTaattgccgcccccccccccccaccccccaccagcatctacagccttttgggggaagagagttccagatttcttccACCCTTTGTGTAAGAAAGTGCTTCCTGAATTTAATCCTGAACCGAATGACTCTCATTTTTTCTGGGTGTCACTTCAAACCGCACTGTGTTCAGACAGCTCTGACAATTtgaattctgacgaaaggtcatcgacctgaaacactgtttctctcaccacagatgctgcctgacctgctgagtatttccagcattttctgtttttatatcagatttccagtacctacagtattttgcttttgttttagttcTCACAACCTTCCTGATTGCTCCTTCCTTGTTTCTGTATTTCATGTTGTGTGTATATTTTAAATGAGCAAATACAAAAAGAAATATGAGTGTACTAGGTTCTGGAGTTTCACCGCTGacaccccttccccaccccaaGACGTATAACTAGCGCCAGACACATCAACACCAACAACTTACATTTTTaatgcgcctttaacgtagtaaaaaaaattcaaggcacttcacaggagcgttgccttatagaatttgacatcgagccacgtaaGGGGACgttaggggcaggtgaccaaaagcttggtcaaagaggtaggttttaaggtgcgtcttaaaagaggcggagaggtttaggggcgagcattccagagcttagggcccaggcagctgaaggcacggccgctaatggagGAGTGATTAAAAccggggaggccagaattggaggatatgTCGGAGGGttgtggaggttacagagacagggaaggggGCGAGCGAGACCGTGGATGGActtgagaacaaggatgagaatgttttaAATCGAAGCGCTGCCGGAGCGGGAGCcagtgtagttcagcgagcacaagaggcgatgggtgaatgggacacggACGGCAgggctttggatgacctcaagctggGTTTCAGAAGCTATCATCAATTAACAGCATTATCACTGGACACTTTTATACAATTAGAAGATTAGACAATTAAGTAGCTGTCCATTGAAGTGATGGATCTGTCCTGTCTCATTATCACTTATGACACACATTTATATTCTTGTATACGTGTTACTTTTCCTAATAAAATGAGAACATTTTGTGCTTTTCTGTTCTTCCTGTCATTAGCCTCTTAGCTTGAGGGAAATGTCAGTCTCGCTGGACTCCCGTTTTAATATGTTTTAGTATGGCACTGCGACAAACACAAGTACTGTAGCAATAAAGTTACTGAAATATCAGCAGCAGTTTTATTATTGGAATATTCATTCTGAAACAACAGGACAAACATTACAAAGTCACTTCAACTAAAACTAAAAATGTCAGCCCTTTTAAGTCCTTCCCTGTCTTCCTTTCCCCAAATCTTCTCTTCTTTCCCATTTAATCTCTGCCCTAATTGCATTTTTTAACTTCGATTTTTCTTTTTGccaaatgaaatgttaaaccgagacctcTACTTCCCTCTGAATTGGACTTAAAAGCTCCcgctgcactatttcgaagaagagcaggggagttctccccggtacccTGGCTAATATTTGTCTCTCAATTAGCACCCAAAACCcgtcatttatttcactgctgtttgtcggccctcctgtatggctcagagacgtggaccatatacagtaggcacctcaagtagctggagaaataccaccaacgatgtctctgcaagatcctgcaaatcccctgggaggacagatgcaccaacgttagcgtcctcgaccaggccaacatccccagcatcgaagcactgaccacacttgatcagctccgctgggtgggccacattgtccgcatgcccgacacgagactcccaaagcaagcgctctactcggaactccttcacggcaaacgagcaaaaggtgggcagatgaaacgttacaaggacaccctccaggcgtccctgataaaatgcaacatcccccctgacacctgggagtccctggccaaagaccaccctaagtggaggaagagcatccgggagggcgctgagcacctcgagtctcgtcgccgagagcatgcagaaatcaagcgcaggcagcgaaaggaatatgcggcaaaccagtcccactcaccctttcgctcaacgactatctgtcccacctgtgacagagactgtggctcccgtattggactgttcagtcacctaaggactcatttttagagtggaaacaagtcttcctcgattccgaaggactgcctatgatgatgatgtttgtgggagcttgccgtgtgtaaattggctgccgcgttgcctacattacagcagtgactacacttcaataagtacttcagtggctgtaaagcgctttgggacctcctgaggtcttgaaagacgctgtagaaatacaagttctttctttagttCTCTAAAAAGTAATGTGACCTTTTACTGTCATAGAATGATACCACCCTGTATAATGGCCTGTGTACCCGTGTCcatgtatcaaaaagagcagtggtccaacACTGactcctggggcgggggggggagggcaccactgcacacttccctccagtccgaAAGACAGCCCTTCCCTGTTTACTTTCACTTTGCCAATTCCATATCCACGCTGCTGCTGCCCCTCGAATCCCGTGGGCTTCAATTTTGCGAACAAGTCTATTatctggcactttatcaaacgttgCAGACATGACTGAGTCATTCTTTGAGATGTGAAAGTGTTCCAGTGTAGGAAGGGTTGCCAACGGGTGGAGATCACTCAGGGTAACAACGGGCTCGGGTGAGTTAAACCGATCCCCAGCACACTAAGGCCCATGTTAACGAGGATTGCACCGGCGAGGACACTGGCCTTTGGTAAAACATACGGATAAGCCTCTGAGAATCAATCAACAAGGCAATATTTTGTGCAAATAAAGCACAGGCATATACTGTACTGTATTAAACTCCCTAATAGGAAATAATTGGAATAAATTAGGTCTTCAGATTATCATACAATTTACTCTGTCGCTTGATTAAGTTTCATGCTGTTAAATGAAGGATGTCATATTTGTTAGGCCAAATTGAACAGAGAGGATGCATTTTTTTGCAGCACATTAGTGGTTGTATTTAAGTCTGATTAAAACAGATTAAATAACAAATTAAATAATAAATAACATATTTAAGGCAAAGCCATTTGAacaatgacaacaacttgcattcacagAGAGCACCTTTAATGCAATAAAACAttccgaggcacttcacaggagtgtaatcagaccaaAGCTGACACCGAGCCAAGTTCATGAATATGGTTCTGTGGATCTGTTAACTGGGACCCTGTGTACTGATAGCTGCATGAGCGATGAACTTGAGAGTAATGTGCTCAGACACCGAACAATAAGCAGACTAGTCCCTGTACTCATGTATTTCCGACTGTGCAATCACATCTCTCTGCAGTTATAAAGTTATAAACCGTAATGGCTTCATAAATCACGTTGGATCCCAAGGCATAGTGGTAATCGCAACGGTAAAAGCATGTAAAGATACTTTTtatattttattcattcacgggatatggtcgttgcaggcaaggccggcatttattgcccatccctaattgccctgtgagaaggtgctggtgagccctcTTCATCAACcgttgcagtcccgtgtggtgaaggtgctcccacagtgctgactttgtcatagcgggttgatacaactgagtagcttgctagtggccatttaagagttaaccacattgctgtgggtcagaaGTCAcgggtaggccagactgggtaaggacggcagatttccttccctgaagggcattagtgaaccagatgggtttttaatgacaatctggttgtttcatggtctccattactgatactagcttttcaattccaaatttatttaattaactgaatttaaattcctccagctgccgtggtgggatttgaactcatgtcactgGATCACTaatcctctggattattagtccagtaacataaccactatgctacctttcACTGTAAACTATACTTGCGTCGCAGATACAGAATGCAAGTATAATATGAGAGCTCTACATCACTTGTGACATGGGTTGcttcagtgtaatgtatttgcaatCTACATGGTTGCTCAACCCATCTGAGATGATGGACAATTCACATCCAGTTCCAGCAGCATGAAGACATTTTGTTTCACTCACAATGTACTGGAGTTGAAACTTAAATATACAAAATCCATATGTTAGCAGTCAAGACTAAATTATACGTTCTTACCTGTTGAGTCCTGAGTATTGTTTATAGAGCACGATAGCATAGTAGTTAAgttatgatccagagatgtgaattcatatcccaccatggcagctgtggaagttAAATTCAGTCgattgaataaaaagctagtgccagtaatggtgatcatgaaactaccatcGTTAAAACCCATCTGTTTACTAAAgataaggaaatctgctgtccttatctg comes from the Pristiophorus japonicus isolate sPriJap1 chromosome 15, sPriJap1.hap1, whole genome shotgun sequence genome and includes:
- the LOC139280528 gene encoding complement C1q tumor necrosis factor-related protein 1-like, coding for MKPSVALIVSLLAAAISSKRIHFKKQTVPSSCVRCCGPLEKTVYAYGLPSSHGMASDHPTYPTPEIKPKIDITILKGSKGEKGERGLSGKTGKEGPNGSVGVSGPKGNKGQSGIAGNNCKQHYAAFSVGRKKGVESKEFQTQLIFDTEFVNLYQHFNMFTGKFYCYVPGVYFFNLNVHTWNFKETYLHLMRNAEEVVILYAQPSDRSIMQSQSVMLELREQDEVWVRLYQENRENAIYSDEADVYITFNGYLIKAAAESD